The following proteins are co-located in the Flavobacterium sp. CECT 9288 genome:
- a CDS encoding M57 family metalloprotease, whose amino-acid sequence MKKIKSILVMSCAVMAFVSCSKDDETNQTKPEANKITPEILAKISALSFNNKDVQVVKHTNPNGTTEDAFLIEGDIVMTKDQLNKMDLHGGITTEQYRTNNLVSGPRTIRIVGLSGTGASALSANMRSGLQAAVNRYNNLGLTLRFSLTFSSSTTGANIVVRRASGGAGGVAGFPTGGNPFNSVTLYSGMDTYSSAVNSHVAAHEIGHCIGLRHTDWFSRQSCGQNSNEGTAGVGAVHIPGTPTGYDATSLMRACFSGSDTGAFNGNDVTALNFLY is encoded by the coding sequence ATGAAAAAAATTAAATCAATTTTAGTAATGTCATGCGCAGTTATGGCATTTGTATCTTGTAGTAAAGATGATGAAACCAATCAAACAAAACCTGAGGCTAACAAAATAACCCCTGAAATTCTAGCTAAAATTAGTGCTTTATCTTTTAATAATAAAGACGTTCAAGTGGTGAAGCATACTAATCCAAATGGAACAACAGAAGATGCTTTCTTAATAGAAGGCGATATTGTTATGACTAAAGATCAATTAAATAAAATGGACTTGCACGGTGGTATAACTACTGAGCAGTATCGTACTAATAACCTTGTTTCAGGACCTAGAACTATTAGAATAGTAGGTTTGTCAGGAACGGGTGCTTCTGCACTAAGTGCTAACATGCGTTCTGGATTGCAGGCGGCTGTAAATAGATACAACAATTTAGGTTTAACATTACGTTTTTCTTTAACTTTTAGTTCTAGTACAACCGGAGCTAATATCGTAGTTAGAAGAGCCTCTGGTGGTGCAGGAGGAGTAGCTGGATTCCCTACAGGAGGAAATCCGTTTAACTCTGTGACGTTGTATTCTGGAATGGATACGTATTCATCAGCAGTTAATTCACATGTTGCTGCTCACGAAATAGGACACTGTATAGGTTTGCGTCACACAGACTGGTTTAGCCGTCAAAGTTGTGGACAAAATTCAAATGAAGGAACTGCTGGCGTGGGAGCTGTACATATTCCAGGAACACCAACAGGTTACGATGCTACATCTTTAATGAGAGCTTGCTTTAGTGGAAGTGATACTGGAGCATTTAATGGTAATGATGTTACTGCTTTAAATTTCTTGTACTAA
- a CDS encoding DUF808 domain-containing protein — protein sequence MASGFFALLDDIAAMMDDVAVMSKIAAKKTAGILGDDLAVNAEKASGFVSNRELPVLWAISKGSLLNKIIILPIAFVLSYFLPTAVTIILVLGGLYLAYEGAEKIYEYFFPHEHAKVELTTTEWTEEQILSFEKEKIKSAIITDFILSVEIVIIALGTVIGKPITSQIMVVSIIALIATVGVYGIVGLIVRMDEAGLKLISMSKNENSIGAKIGNVLVKALPVVIKSLSVIGTIALLLVAGGIFVHEIPFLHGLFPQIPSILTEFVIALFIGLITLGFVMLFKKLFAKK from the coding sequence ATGGCATCAGGATTTTTCGCATTATTAGATGATATCGCAGCAATGATGGATGATGTAGCTGTAATGAGCAAAATAGCAGCAAAAAAAACAGCTGGGATTTTAGGTGATGACTTAGCAGTGAATGCTGAAAAAGCTTCCGGTTTCGTTTCCAACCGAGAATTACCTGTTTTATGGGCTATTTCTAAGGGTTCGTTGCTTAATAAAATAATAATTCTACCAATTGCATTTGTGCTCAGTTATTTTCTACCAACAGCTGTTACCATAATTTTGGTATTAGGTGGTTTGTACTTGGCTTATGAAGGAGCCGAAAAAATCTACGAATACTTTTTCCCTCACGAACATGCAAAAGTAGAGCTTACAACTACAGAATGGACCGAAGAGCAGATACTTTCATTTGAAAAAGAAAAAATTAAATCAGCTATCATTACTGATTTTATTTTATCGGTAGAAATTGTAATCATTGCACTTGGAACTGTTATTGGAAAACCTATCACTTCTCAAATCATGGTAGTATCAATTATAGCATTAATTGCCACAGTTGGAGTTTACGGAATCGTAGGTCTTATTGTGCGTATGGACGAAGCGGGTCTCAAGTTAATCAGCATGAGTAAAAATGAAAATAGTATAGGTGCAAAAATTGGTAATGTCCTAGTAAAAGCATTACCTGTAGTTATAAAGAGTTTATCAGTTATTGGCACCATTGCTTTATTATTAGTTGCAGGTGGAATATTTGTTCATGAAATCCCTTTTTTACATGGTCTATTTCCTCAAATTCCTTCTATCCTTACTGAATTTGTTATTGCTTTATTCATAGGTTTAATAACACTAGGTTTTGTAATGCTATTCAAAAAATTATTTGCAAAAAAATAA
- the clpB gene encoding ATP-dependent chaperone ClpB, with protein sequence MNINKFTIKSQEAIQLSQQLAQSYGQQQIENEHLFKAILEVDENVAPFILKKQNVNVPLFIQILESTIQSFPKVTGAEIMLSRTANTTLNEAEIIAKKMNDEYVSVEHLILAIFNSKTKASQILKDQGVTEKGLKAAIDELRKGERVTSASAEETYNSLNKYAKNLNELAKSGKLDPVIGRDEEIRRVLQILTRRTKNNPMLVGEPGVGKTAIAEGLAHRIVDGDVPENLKDKIVFSLDMGALIAGAKYKGEFEERLKSVVKEVTAADGDIVLFIDEIHTLVGAGGGEGAMDAANILKPALARGELRAIGATTLDEYQKYFEKDKALERRFQKVQIEEPDTDSAISILRGIKEKYETHHKVQIKDEAIIAAVELSQRYITNRFLPDKAIDLMDEAASKIRMEINSKPEELDVLDRKIMQLEIEIEAIKREKDESKLKSLGLELANLKEDRNTIYTKWKSEKDVVDGIQLIKKEIEDYKYDAERAERDGDYGKVAEIRYGKIKEAQERLEILHQELIVNQAGGSSLIKEEVTREDIAEVVAKWTGIPVQKMLQGEREKLLHLEEELHRRVVGQEEAIEAVSDAVRRSRAGLQDMKKPVGTFLFLGTTGVGKTELAKALAEYLFDDENAMTRIDMSEYQERHSVSRLVGAPPGYVGYEEGGQLTEAVRRKPYSVILLDEIEKAHPDTFNILLQVLDEGRLTDNKGRLADFKNTIIIMTSNMGSQIIQDKFENLKGSIEAATEAAKVEVLGLLKQTVRPEFINRIDEIVMFTPLTNANITKIVSLQLKSVTKMLALQNITMDATPESIAYLSTKGYDPQFGARPVKRVIQREVLNALSKEILAGKITTDSIILLDAFDNKLVFRNQSELVS encoded by the coding sequence ATGAATATCAATAAATTTACCATCAAATCTCAAGAAGCTATCCAACTTTCGCAACAATTAGCACAAAGCTATGGACAGCAACAAATTGAAAACGAACATCTTTTTAAAGCTATTTTAGAAGTTGATGAAAACGTAGCACCATTTATATTAAAAAAACAAAATGTAAATGTTCCCTTATTTATTCAAATACTTGAAAGTACAATTCAAAGTTTCCCGAAAGTTACTGGTGCCGAAATAATGCTTTCTAGAACTGCAAATACCACGCTAAACGAAGCCGAAATAATTGCAAAAAAAATGAATGACGAGTATGTTTCGGTAGAGCACTTGATACTTGCTATTTTTAACTCGAAGACTAAAGCGTCTCAGATTTTAAAAGATCAAGGTGTTACCGAAAAAGGATTGAAAGCCGCAATTGATGAACTAAGAAAAGGAGAACGTGTAACCTCGGCTTCTGCTGAGGAGACCTATAATTCTTTGAATAAATATGCCAAAAATCTAAACGAACTTGCTAAATCTGGCAAACTAGATCCTGTGATAGGTCGCGATGAAGAAATTAGACGTGTATTACAAATTTTAACACGTCGTACTAAGAACAATCCTATGCTAGTTGGAGAACCTGGAGTAGGTAAAACTGCCATTGCTGAAGGATTAGCACATAGAATTGTAGATGGAGATGTGCCTGAAAATCTAAAAGATAAAATTGTATTTTCATTGGATATGGGGGCATTAATTGCGGGTGCTAAATACAAAGGCGAATTTGAAGAACGCCTAAAATCAGTAGTAAAAGAGGTTACCGCTGCCGATGGAGACATCGTTTTGTTTATTGACGAAATTCACACGCTTGTAGGCGCTGGCGGCGGCGAAGGTGCTATGGATGCGGCAAATATTTTAAAACCAGCATTGGCACGTGGAGAATTACGCGCTATTGGGGCAACTACATTAGACGAATATCAAAAATATTTTGAAAAGGATAAAGCATTAGAAAGACGTTTCCAAAAAGTCCAAATTGAAGAACCTGATACTGATAGTGCTATCTCCATACTTCGTGGTATTAAGGAAAAATACGAAACACACCACAAGGTTCAAATAAAAGATGAAGCAATTATTGCCGCTGTTGAATTATCCCAACGTTACATCACAAACCGATTTTTACCAGATAAAGCCATCGATTTAATGGATGAAGCAGCTTCAAAAATCCGAATGGAAATTAACTCAAAACCAGAAGAGCTGGATGTTTTGGATCGAAAAATAATGCAACTTGAAATTGAGATTGAAGCCATTAAAAGAGAAAAAGATGAAAGTAAACTCAAATCTCTTGGTCTAGAACTGGCTAATCTTAAGGAAGATCGAAACACGATTTACACCAAATGGAAATCAGAGAAAGACGTTGTTGATGGCATTCAATTGATTAAAAAAGAAATTGAAGATTATAAATATGATGCGGAACGCGCTGAACGCGATGGAGATTACGGAAAAGTAGCCGAAATACGTTACGGTAAAATTAAAGAAGCTCAAGAACGACTTGAAATTTTACATCAAGAACTTATTGTTAATCAAGCCGGTGGAAGTTCCTTAATTAAAGAAGAGGTTACACGCGAGGATATTGCTGAAGTTGTTGCAAAATGGACTGGAATTCCTGTGCAAAAAATGCTTCAGGGAGAAAGAGAGAAACTTTTACATCTTGAAGAAGAATTACACCGCCGTGTAGTAGGTCAAGAGGAAGCCATTGAAGCCGTAAGTGATGCTGTAAGAAGAAGTCGCGCCGGATTACAAGACATGAAAAAACCAGTGGGTACGTTTCTTTTCCTTGGGACAACCGGAGTGGGAAAAACCGAATTGGCAAAAGCCTTAGCCGAATACTTATTTGATGATGAAAACGCTATGACCAGAATTGATATGAGCGAATACCAAGAACGCCATAGCGTAAGTAGATTAGTGGGGGCACCTCCAGGATATGTGGGTTATGAAGAAGGCGGGCAACTAACAGAAGCCGTACGCAGAAAACCATATTCTGTTATTTTATTGGATGAAATTGAAAAAGCACATCCAGATACTTTCAATATTTTATTGCAAGTACTTGATGAGGGACGTTTAACAGATAATAAAGGTCGCCTTGCTGATTTTAAAAATACCATTATCATCATGACATCTAATATGGGTAGCCAAATCATTCAAGATAAATTTGAAAATTTAAAAGGCAGTATTGAGGCTGCTACCGAGGCAGCCAAAGTTGAAGTATTAGGTTTATTAAAACAAACTGTCAGACCAGAATTTATTAATCGTATAGATGAAATTGTGATGTTTACTCCTTTGACAAATGCTAACATTACTAAAATTGTTAGTTTACAGCTAAAATCTGTAACAAAAATGCTAGCACTACAAAACATCACTATGGATGCAACACCAGAATCAATAGCCTATTTAAGTACTAAAGGCTATGATCCACAATTTGGTGCCAGACCAGTAAAACGTGTCATTCAGCGTGAAGTCCTTAATGCTTTATCCAAAGAAATCCTTGCTGGAAAAATAACTACCGATAGCATTATATTGCTTGATGCATTTGATAACAAACTAGTCTTTAGGAATCAAAGTGAGTTAGTTTCCTAA
- the ytxJ gene encoding bacillithiol system redox-active protein YtxJ: MSFFKNIFGSSDSNDQTNSMTWEPLQALEQLDEIVAQSQVKPVAIFKHSTRCSVSRMALKQFENEFNFPEKVTPYFLDLIAFRDVSNEIASRFGVTHQSPQLILIKDGKAVYNVSHSDIDAGELGAKL; the protein is encoded by the coding sequence ATGAGTTTTTTTAAAAATATTTTTGGTAGTAGTGATTCTAATGACCAAACTAATTCAATGACTTGGGAGCCTTTGCAAGCATTAGAACAACTAGATGAAATAGTAGCCCAATCTCAAGTAAAACCTGTTGCCATTTTTAAGCATAGCACTCGTTGTAGTGTGAGTAGAATGGCTTTGAAACAGTTTGAGAATGAGTTTAACTTTCCTGAGAAAGTAACTCCTTATTTTTTAGATTTAATTGCTTTTAGAGATGTTTCTAATGAGATTGCTTCCCGCTTTGGGGTTACACATCAATCACCACAATTGATTTTGATTAAAGATGGTAAGGCGGTATACAATGTTTCTCACAGCGATATTGATGCAGGAGAATTGGGAGCTAAATTATAG
- a CDS encoding DUF2157 domain-containing protein, which produces MKKFEEEATKSLLEKELITPEQYNQVQAYRNLNLFSLHTELKLFLYASVLLFTSGIGILIYQNIDSIGHIAILAILLLITVFCFYFSFKNAIGFKKQQTQFENPIFDYLILAAVLLSCIFIGYLQFQYAVFGTHYGLATVVPTVIAFFCAYYFDNKSILSIAITGLAAYIGLSVSPQSLLHNDFNENNTLSYSAILLGISLIIWTIYSSKNDLKKHFNLVFLTFALHIISIACINNLFDSYWGIFIILLAGSCYYFYRSSYLIKSVSLFVFTLIYAYIGLNIFLFKLLEFSNIDSELFISFFFLVPFYFIGSIIYFIRLIKQFNKKASHDAI; this is translated from the coding sequence ATGAAAAAATTTGAAGAAGAGGCAACGAAAAGTCTTTTAGAAAAAGAATTAATAACCCCTGAACAATATAATCAAGTACAGGCCTACCGAAATTTAAATCTTTTTTCATTACATACTGAGCTTAAATTATTTTTGTACGCCTCTGTATTACTATTTACTTCAGGTATCGGTATTTTAATTTACCAAAACATAGATAGCATTGGACACATCGCTATTTTGGCTATATTATTGTTGATTACCGTTTTTTGTTTTTACTTTAGTTTTAAAAACGCCATCGGATTTAAAAAACAACAAACTCAATTTGAAAATCCTATTTTTGATTACCTCATTTTGGCAGCAGTACTATTAAGTTGTATTTTTATCGGCTACCTTCAATTTCAATATGCTGTTTTTGGTACCCATTACGGCTTAGCTACTGTTGTTCCTACTGTAATAGCTTTCTTCTGTGCCTATTATTTTGACAATAAAAGTATCTTATCAATCGCAATCACGGGTTTAGCAGCATATATTGGTTTATCCGTTTCTCCACAGTCTTTACTTCACAATGATTTTAACGAAAACAATACCCTGAGCTATTCAGCTATATTATTGGGTATTTCATTAATAATTTGGACTATTTACAGTTCAAAAAATGACTTAAAAAAACATTTTAACTTAGTATTTCTCACTTTTGCTTTGCACATTATTAGCATTGCTTGTATTAATAATTTATTCGATAGCTATTGGGGAATTTTTATAATATTATTGGCTGGTTCCTGCTACTATTTTTACCGTAGCAGTTACCTCATTAAATCGGTTTCATTGTTTGTCTTTACCTTAATTTATGCCTATATCGGTCTAAATATATTCTTGTTCAAATTATTAGAATTCAGCAATATTGATAGCGAATTATTTATCTCTTTCTTTTTCTTAGTTCCCTTTTACTTTATTGGTTCTATCATTTACTTTATTCGACTCATTAAACAATTCAATAAAAAAGCTAGTCATGATGCAATATAA
- the argH gene encoding argininosuccinate lyase, whose amino-acid sequence MKLWEKGIPTDKQIEHFTVGNDRELDLVLAKYDALGSIAHAKMLGNIGLLTASETDMLVAALKEIIADVAAGNFTIEDSFEDVHSKIEYLLTEKLGDVGKKIHTARSRNDQVLVDVNLYLKDVVKELKAQVKSLFDLLMESAEKHQNVLLPGYTHLQIAMPSSFGMWFSAYAETLIDDITMLNAALKIVDQNPLGSAAGYGSSFPIDRTFTTQELGFETLKFNSVAAQMSRGKSEKTVAFAMSSVAATLAKFSMDVCLYMSQNFDFITLPSHLTTGSSIMPHKKNPDVFELIRGKCNKIQALPYEITLITNNLPSGYHRDLQLLKEGLFPAIQNLKACLDIAIFSIKDIEVKDNILADSKYNYLFTVDTLNEMVVTGMPFRDAYKAVAEQLENGTFTSPKETKHTHEGSINNLCLNEIIEKMRLAYY is encoded by the coding sequence ATGAAACTTTGGGAAAAAGGAATACCAACAGATAAACAAATTGAGCATTTCACTGTGGGAAACGACAGGGAACTGGACTTGGTTCTAGCAAAATACGATGCTTTAGGTTCAATTGCACATGCTAAAATGCTCGGAAACATTGGTTTATTGACAGCTAGTGAAACAGATATGTTAGTAGCTGCATTGAAAGAGATTATTGCTGATGTTGCTGCTGGAAATTTCACAATCGAAGATTCCTTTGAAGATGTGCATTCGAAAATTGAATATTTGCTAACAGAAAAATTAGGCGATGTAGGAAAAAAAATTCATACCGCACGTTCCCGCAACGATCAAGTTTTAGTAGATGTTAATTTATATTTAAAAGATGTAGTAAAAGAGTTAAAAGCTCAAGTAAAAAGCCTTTTTGATTTACTGATGGAATCAGCAGAGAAACATCAAAATGTATTATTGCCAGGCTACACCCATTTACAAATTGCAATGCCATCTTCTTTTGGGATGTGGTTTTCTGCTTATGCCGAAACTTTGATTGATGATATTACAATGTTGAATGCTGCTTTGAAAATTGTAGATCAAAATCCATTAGGCTCAGCCGCAGGCTACGGCAGCTCCTTCCCTATTGATAGAACTTTTACGACGCAAGAACTGGGTTTTGAAACTTTAAAATTCAATTCAGTAGCCGCTCAAATGAGCCGTGGAAAATCAGAAAAAACAGTTGCTTTTGCAATGAGTAGTGTGGCTGCAACTTTGGCTAAATTTTCTATGGATGTTTGTTTGTATATGAGTCAGAATTTTGATTTCATTACACTACCATCTCATCTTACAACAGGTTCCAGCATCATGCCACACAAAAAAAACCCGGATGTATTTGAGTTAATTCGAGGAAAATGCAATAAAATTCAAGCCTTACCTTATGAAATTACTTTAATTACTAACAACTTACCGAGTGGTTATCACAGAGATTTGCAATTATTAAAAGAAGGTTTATTCCCAGCCATTCAAAACCTGAAAGCCTGCTTAGATATTGCAATTTTCTCCATAAAAGACATTGAAGTAAAAGACAATATTCTTGCCGATTCAAAATACAATTATTTATTTACGGTTGACACTTTAAATGAAATGGTAGTTACTGGAATGCCTTTTAGAGATGCATACAAAGCCGTTGCAGAACAATTGGAAAACGGAACTTTTACATCCCCAAAAGAAACCAAACACACACATGAAGGCAGTATTAACAATCTATGTTTGAACGAGATTATAGAGAAAATGAGATTGGCCTATTACTAA
- a CDS encoding M20 family metallo-hydrolase, which produces MKNIEILTQEAIALLKALIETPSFSSEEDQTAILIENWFTQNNIPFKRENNNVWAFNKHFDATKPTLLLNSHHDTVNPNQGYTNDPFQAIEKEGKLFGLGSNDAGGCLVSLLATFVHFYSHENLPYNLVMVASAEEESSGKNGLNSVLKHLPELDCAIVGEPTLMQLAIAEKGLLVLDVIVKGTASHAAHQNLDNSIYKAIPVIEWFNSYNFEKISEVLGPVKMTVTQINAGKQHNVVPAECHLVVDIRVNDCYSNQEILETVRANVAADINPRSMHLNASSIPVSHGLVQAGIALGRTTYGSPTLSDQSVLSCKSLKLGPGETLRSHSANEFIFIHEITEGIQLYIKILTDFFKQ; this is translated from the coding sequence ATGAAAAACATAGAAATCCTTACACAAGAAGCCATTGCGCTATTAAAAGCACTAATTGAAACACCTTCATTTTCCAGTGAAGAAGATCAAACAGCAATTTTAATCGAAAATTGGTTTACACAAAATAACATCCCTTTTAAACGCGAGAATAATAATGTTTGGGCTTTCAACAAACATTTTGATGCTACAAAGCCTACGCTACTATTGAATTCTCACCACGACACGGTAAACCCAAATCAAGGCTATACCAATGATCCATTTCAAGCCATTGAAAAAGAGGGTAAATTATTTGGTTTAGGCAGCAATGATGCTGGCGGGTGTTTGGTTTCTCTTTTAGCCACTTTTGTCCATTTTTATTCCCATGAAAATTTACCTTATAATTTGGTGATGGTAGCCTCTGCAGAAGAGGAAAGCAGTGGAAAAAACGGATTAAACAGTGTTTTAAAGCACTTGCCTGAACTAGATTGTGCCATTGTAGGCGAACCCACTTTAATGCAATTGGCCATAGCCGAAAAAGGTTTATTAGTTCTCGATGTCATCGTAAAAGGTACCGCCAGTCATGCCGCACATCAAAATCTTGACAATTCCATTTACAAAGCAATTCCCGTAATCGAGTGGTTTAACAGCTACAATTTCGAAAAAATTTCAGAGGTTTTAGGCCCTGTTAAAATGACTGTAACCCAAATTAATGCCGGAAAACAACACAATGTAGTTCCAGCAGAATGCCATTTAGTTGTAGATATCAGGGTAAATGATTGTTACAGCAATCAAGAAATTCTAGAAACTGTAAGAGCAAATGTTGCTGCAGACATTAATCCAAGATCCATGCATTTAAACGCTTCTTCCATTCCTGTTTCTCATGGATTGGTGCAGGCCGGAATCGCATTAGGAAGAACCACCTACGGCTCGCCTACCCTTTCAGATCAATCGGTTTTGAGTTGCAAATCATTGAAACTAGGACCTGGTGAAACCCTGCGGTCACACTCCGCAAACGAATTTATATTTATACATGAAATAACAGAAGGAATCCAATTGTATATCAAGATACTAACTGATTTTTTCAAACAATAA
- the argB gene encoding acetylglutamate kinase — MENKKPITLVKIGGNIIDNPMELAHFLTDFSKIEGYKVLVHGGGKSATKLAESMGLVPQMIDGRRITDAAMLEVVVMIYAGQINKNIVAQLQANSTNAIGFSGADGNLIQSEKRNHPTINYGFVGDVNKVNTPLLETLLLNNLVPVFCAITHDGNGQLLNTNADTIASELAIALSEVFEVTLNYCFEKSGVLFDAEDDSSVIENINSELYAKLKAEKAIHSGMIPKLDNCFNSLNKGVQKIKIGHHRMLLDATAICTNIKL, encoded by the coding sequence ATGGAAAATAAAAAACCGATAACGTTAGTAAAAATTGGTGGGAATATCATTGATAACCCGATGGAATTGGCTCATTTTTTAACAGATTTTTCTAAGATCGAAGGCTACAAAGTACTCGTTCATGGCGGTGGAAAATCAGCTACAAAATTAGCCGAAAGTATGGGTTTAGTTCCACAAATGATTGATGGAAGACGCATCACCGATGCCGCCATGCTAGAAGTTGTAGTCATGATTTATGCTGGTCAAATCAACAAAAATATTGTAGCACAATTACAAGCCAATTCCACCAATGCAATCGGTTTTTCTGGAGCTGACGGGAATTTGATTCAATCAGAAAAACGAAATCACCCAACAATAAATTATGGTTTTGTAGGTGATGTCAACAAAGTAAATACACCCTTACTAGAAACGTTACTTTTAAACAATCTTGTACCTGTATTTTGCGCCATTACACACGATGGCAACGGACAATTATTAAACACAAACGCAGACACGATTGCCAGTGAATTAGCAATCGCTTTATCAGAAGTTTTTGAGGTAACTTTGAATTACTGTTTTGAAAAATCAGGAGTTCTATTCGATGCCGAAGACGATTCTTCAGTTATTGAAAACATAAATTCCGAATTATATGCAAAATTAAAAGCCGAAAAAGCCATACATTCCGGAATGATTCCTAAACTGGACAACTGTTTTAATAGTTTAAACAAAGGAGTTCAAAAAATAAAAATAGGGCATCACCGCATGTTGCTAGATGCAACGGCTATTTGTACAAATATCAAATTATAA
- a CDS encoding N-acetylornithine carbamoyltransferase has protein sequence MNYNAVNTIDVLETWVKKALKIKKKPLKNKKLGKNKTLGLLFFNSSLRTRLSTQKAALNLGMNVMVMNFTNEGWTLEFEEGAVMNSGASEHIKEAAAVVSQYCDVIAIRAFAGLVDKEKDNAEIVLSSFIKYATVPIINMESATGHPLQALADAITIEEFKPKHRPKVVLTWAPHPKALPQAVANSFVEMMQLQKNMDFVITHPKGYELNPEITKDSKIEYNQDKAFKNADFIYAKNWSNYIEYGQITNSDPNWTVTADKMKLTNDAKFMHCLPVRRNMIVSDEVIDGPNSIVIEQANNRTFAAQLVLQKILKK, from the coding sequence ATGAATTACAACGCTGTCAATACTATAGATGTACTGGAAACATGGGTTAAAAAAGCCTTAAAAATCAAAAAGAAACCCCTCAAAAATAAAAAGTTAGGTAAAAACAAAACATTAGGATTGTTGTTTTTCAATTCTAGTTTAAGAACTCGATTGAGTACGCAAAAAGCTGCCTTAAATTTAGGAATGAATGTCATGGTAATGAACTTTACCAATGAAGGATGGACCCTAGAATTTGAAGAAGGTGCCGTAATGAACTCGGGGGCATCAGAGCATATTAAAGAAGCTGCTGCAGTTGTTTCTCAATATTGTGATGTCATTGCTATAAGAGCATTTGCTGGATTGGTTGATAAAGAAAAAGACAATGCCGAAATAGTACTGTCTAGTTTTATAAAATATGCAACTGTTCCTATTATTAATATGGAGAGCGCCACGGGACATCCATTACAAGCACTAGCTGATGCTATTACCATTGAAGAATTTAAACCCAAGCACCGACCCAAAGTGGTATTAACATGGGCTCCACATCCTAAAGCGTTACCTCAAGCTGTTGCCAATTCTTTTGTAGAAATGATGCAGTTACAAAAAAATATGGATTTTGTAATTACTCATCCAAAAGGGTATGAATTGAATCCTGAAATTACGAAAGATTCAAAAATTGAATACAATCAAGACAAAGCATTTAAAAACGCTGATTTTATTTATGCCAAAAATTGGAGTAACTATATTGAATACGGACAAATTACAAATTCTGATCCAAACTGGACGGTAACAGCTGATAAAATGAAATTAACTAACGATGCAAAGTTTATGCATTGTTTGCCCGTAAGGCGTAATATGATTGTATCAGATGAGGTGATTGACGGCCCTAACTCAATTGTTATTGAACAAGCCAATAATAGAACCTTCGCAGCACAATTAGTGCTTCAAAAAATATTAAAAAAATAA